One window of the Mytilus galloprovincialis chromosome 14, xbMytGall1.hap1.1, whole genome shotgun sequence genome contains the following:
- the LOC143058163 gene encoding uncharacterized protein LOC143058163 — protein sequence MFQDNPDQFDTNEIDVRYVERGCLIVWTESSQYDLENEDKLKEDCIQFTKNMFQKCSLDSTETTNIKVNVKFSKTCQDSLQTKDDRSDYLHCGTCRQEFSTINTFISHKKECIRNRKINKQKQKDILKTDISKKTEDVALKTSGPIAENENIPSEIRLMSDKTSVPLYLKLLESGCEKKRDIRLVVVGMKGSGKTSFIKRLLNEDCTHVSRTNGIEVHRIRYNANSDDDVWKRLDDNKETSELHARLLKPYQETLISQNKGINKPSEESSAHKSIIKSLKRNESKQSEADSLAVVTESQVETPVTKEHQVTFSVATTSHDQTKILQLEQASREIETMLKSEVDLDDKEEYATLLLWDFAGDEEYYHTHQTFLSPDAIYLVFTKLNNVDDKEALDLFRLWMDSIHCYSTMNEKTNAYKDNTRIQEDLDPPVFIVGTWKDAVTSETEEVNWL from the exons ATGTTTCAGGATAATCCAGACCAATTTGATACTAATGAGATAGATGTACGTTATGTGGAGAGAGGCTGCTTGATAGTGTGGACCGAATCTTCTCAATATGATCTGGAAAATGAGGATAAACTGAAGGAAGACTGTATTCAATTTAccaaaaatatgtttcaaaaatGTTCTTTGGATTCGACAGAAACGACAAATATCAAAGTGAatgtcaaattttcaaaaacatgtcAAG aTTCATTACAAACAAAAGATGACCGATCAGACTATCTACATTGTGGAACATGTAGACAAGAATTTTCAACAATCAACACTTTCATCTCTCATAAAAAAGAATGTATCAGGAATCgaaagataaataaacaaaagcaGAAAGACATTTTGAAG ACTGACATCTCAAAAAAGACTGAAGATGTCGCCTTGAAAACCTCTGGACCTATAGCTGAAA ATGAAAATATTCCGAGTGAGATCAGGTTAATGTCTGATAAAACATCCGTTCCACTGTACCTCAAATTACTGGAGTCTGGCTGTGAGAAGAAAAGAGACATTCGTTTAGTCGTTGTCGGAATGAAAGGATCAGGGAAAACTTCATTTATTAAGAGATTATTAAACGAAGATTGTACACATGTAAGCAGAACAAATGGCATTGAAGTTCACAGAATAAGATATAACGCAAACTCTGATGATGACGTTTGGAAAAGATTAGATG ACAACAAAGAAACATCTGAGCTTCATGCAAGACTGTTAAAACCATATCAGGAAACACTAATCAGCCAAAATAAAGGAATCAATAAACCATCAGAAGAATCGTCAGCCCACAAATCCattattaaaagtttaaaaagaaatgaatcaAAGCAATCCGAAGCAGACTCTTTGGCTGTGGTCACTGAATCTCAAGTTGAAACTCCCGTAACTAAAGAACACCAAGTTACATTTTCTGTTGCCACAACATCTCATGACCAGACTAAAATTCTTCAATTAGAACAAGCATCCAGAGAAATTGAAACTATGCTAAAATCTGAAGTTGATCTTGATGACAAAGAGGAATATGCCACGCTATTATTATGGGACTTTGCGGGAGATGAAGAATACTATCACACACATCAAACCTTTTTGTCTCCAGATGCAATTTATCTTGTTTTTACAAAACTGAACAATGTTGACGACAAAGAGGCACTAG ATTTATTTCGATTATGGATGGACTCAATACATTGTTACAGTACAATGAACGAGAAGACAAATGCATATAAGGACAATACGAGAATACAAGAGGATCTTGATCCACCAGTGTTTATTGTTGGTACTTGGAAAGATGCTGTGACATCAGAGACAGAAGAGGTAAATTGGTTATAA